The genomic DNA TTACGGCCTGAGACAGAAACTTTTTGACTTCTTGGGCTTCAGGTAATTCATAAAAAGAGTTTCCAAAAAGGTCTCTGCTAAAATAAATCACCATCGCTTTAGCCTTTAAACTATTAATTCCTTTATAAAAAATTTCATCATTAAGCCAAACATGCGGAATATCATCTCCAAGAAAAACCATATCACCAGCTTCGAACGATTCTACAGAATTTCCGATAATTCGTTTTCCATGACTTTCTAAGATATAAACCAACTCAAATTCAGGATGTGAATGAAAAGGCGACTGAAAAAAAGACTCTTCACGAGAAAATATAGAAAGCGATGTATTAGTATAGGAAGCAATATTTGTTTTTACAATTTTCATTTTAACAATACTAATGATAATTAATAATTAAATAAGGATAAAATTGAAGTAATTACTAAACTGATTTAGATATAATTTTAGATTTCTCAAAAACAAAAATAACAAAAATTGTTTATGAAGTAACTAAATCGTTTTATTAAGGTTAAAACATCTGGAAATAAACCCGAAAATAAAGGGTTAATACAGTAATTATTGACAAATAACTCCTTTTTATTTTCACCACTTTAGTCAGATTAATTGGCACAATGCAAAAATAACTGAGGACAAAATTGAAGTGCTTCTATAAAAACAATGGATATTATTGGATCAAAAAGTCCTGTATCCTAAAAAATAAAGCTAAAAAAAATGAAAAAAGGATTTCTAATTTTCTTAATTGCTTTGGGCGCAAATTCGATCGCACAAACAAAAGCCACTGGAAATGTCGTTGAATATTTTGGAAAAGAAAAAATTACAACAACTGCTGAAGGAAATATTTTGTACAATTTCACCAACGGTTACACGCTTCAAGCCGATAAAAAAACCGGTACACTTTTTAATGGACAAGATCCTGTGGCCTGGCAATATGCCATTGGAAAATTTGTAAATCCGAATAAACAAAAAGGAGATTGGCTGCCTATTCAAGTCGATTCTATTGGGGTTTTTAGTCAAAAGGAAATGAAATCAGCATTTCTTTTCACTGAATATAATTCGCAAAAAGAGCAAATCGCACTTTTGGAAACTACAGGCGGAACCCGCACTTATATAAACGGTTTACCACACGAAGGTGATCATTATGATTTTGGATATACTTTGATTCCGTTTAAACTTCGCAAAGGTGTAAACGAATTTGTTTACACAAAAGGCCGTTTTGGTCACGTGAAATCTAAAATTATTATACCGTCAAAAAGTATTCAGTTTACAAAACGTGATTTGACGCTTCCAGATATTATTAATGGCGAAAAAGACGAAAAATGGGCTTCTATTCGTGTCATCAATGCTACTGAAAAAGAGTTAAAAAACCTTGTTATTACTGCAAAACTATCAAGTGGCGAAACGGCGACTTATGCAATCGATGCCATTATGCCTTTGTTTGTGAGAAAAGTAAAATTTAAAGTTCCGGCTTCAAAAGCGAATTTTACAGGCGAATTGAAAATGGAAATAACGCTTACCGACAAAAGCGGAAAAGTGATTGACAAAACTGAAATTACAATTCAACAACGTCCTGCAACTGTTTATCATGAACGTACTTTTTTGAGCAATATTGATAACAGTGTGCAATATTACAGCGTGGCTCCTGCATTAGAAAGCGGACCAAAAGCGCTAATACTTTCTGTTCACGGCGCTTCTGTTGAAGCTCGAAATCAGGCACGCGCTTACAAACAAAAAGATTGGGCTCATATTGTTGCCGCTACAAATCGCCGCCCTTTTGGTTTCAATTGGGAAGATTGGGGAAGAATCGATGCCTTAGAAGTTTTGGCCGAAGCCAAAAAAGTATTCAATACAATTCCTGCACAAACCTACTTAACAGGTCACTCAATGGGTGGCCACGGAACCTGGTTTCTGGGAACGACGTATCCCGGAAAATTTGCCGCAATTGCGCCTTGTGCCTCGTATCCGGATATTTCGACTTACGGATCTGATAAAGGCGACGAAATGCACGATATGTTCAAAGCTTTTGAACCCATCAAACGTTCGGCTAATTCCGGTCGTGTAAAAAGCATGATACGAAACCTGAAACAATCAGGTGTTTATATCCTTCATGGTGATGCCGATTCGACTGTTCCGATTTCGCAAGTGAGAGAAATGCGCCAGATTTTAGGAACTTTTCATCAAAACTTTTGTTACTATGAATATCCTGGCGGTGAACACTGGTATGGTGACCATTCTGTAGATTGGTTTCCGATTTTTGAATTCTTCAAACGTCAAACAATTCCAACAAACAAAGAAGTTACAGAAATTGATTTCCATACTGCTACTCCTGCAGTCTCTTCAACAGATTATTGGGTAAAATTACAACAGCAAATTCACCCGTTTGATTTTTCTAACATTAATGGTAAAATTGATAAGGAACAAATTACCATCAAAACAAAAAATGTTTCTATAATGGAACTTGATTTGGTTTCATTGAATTTAAAAGGTGAAATCACGATCAATATCAACGATCAAGCATTAAAAACATCAACTGATAAAAAAGCAATTTTGGCTTTAAAAGATGGTAAATGGACTTTGATAAACGAAGTTAATACAACCCAAAAATATGCAGAACGTCAAGGCGGATTCAAATTTGCGTTTAATAATAATGTCGTTTTTGTTTATGCTACCGGAGGTTCTGCTTCTGAACGTGAATGGTACCTCAACAGAGCGCGTTTTGACGCTGAAACTTTTTATTATAGAGGAAACGGAAGTATCGATGTGATTTCGGACAAAGAGTTTTCATTAGAAAAATATAAAGATCGAAATGTGGTCCTTTATGGAAATAGTTCTAATAATAGTGCATGGAAATTATTGTTGAAAAATTCTCCTATTCAAATTGACAATCAACAAGTAAAAATAGGCGAGAAAGTATTGAAAGGAGATGATTTGGCTGCTTATTTTATAGTACCAAGAAATGACAGCAAAACTGCTATGGTTGGCGTTGTAACAGGAACTTCTGAAAAAGGAATGAAAGCAACCTGGGCAAACAATTATATTTCCGGAATTACGGGCTTTCCTGATGTAATGATTTTTAAAGCTGATTTACTTTTGAATGGTTTATCAAACATGAAAGTAAGCGGTTTCTTTGATAACGACTGGTCTGCCAAAACATTAGAGTTTTACAATTAAAAGTAAAAAATCATCTTTAACTGAGTAAAAAACGGATATAAAAACTAAAAAGAAGGATTTTTACACTTAAAACTAAATCACTGAGATTAAATTACTAATACGATTTAGTATTTAAACAAAAACTCATACTTTTAACACCAAAACAAAGAATAATAAAGTAAATAGTATCAGTTTAACAAATATACCTTTTTGCAACTCTATTGTTTGCAATTGTAATTTTAGGTATAACATAAAAACAACAAATAATAAAAAGATGGAAAAAAGATTTGCAATCGCTATGGATGTTGGAGGTTCACATATTACGACAGCAGTTGTTGATCTAAGTGAAATGAAAGTCTTTGAAAATTCCTTTTTTAAGGTTTCTTTCGATTCTAATTTACCGAGCAAAGACGTAATGGATTATTGGGAAAATGCTATTCGCACTTTATGCGGAAAATCTCAAGTAGAGAAATTCTCCGGAATCGCCCTGGCCGTTCCCGGGCCTTTTGATTATGAAGATGGAACTTGTTGGATTAAAGATCAGGATAAATACGATAATTTCTATGGATTGAACATAAAAGATCTATTAAGGGAACGTTTTGATTTTGATCACGACTTTCCTATTGTTTTTGAAAATGATGCTAAAAGTTTTGGAAAAGGTGAAGTTTACAAAAACATAGAAAACCTTCCTAAAAATGTGATGGCAATTACTTTAGGAACTGGTCTTGGTGCCTGTTTTATCGAAAATGGAAAAATTGTAAGCACTGGTGACAATGTACCTGAAAATGGTGAAATATGGAATCTTCCGTACAAAAAAGGTATGGCTGAAGATTCTGTATCACTAAGAGGATTACTTTCTAATTATCAGAATTTAAGCGGTATTCAATTAAACAACGGACTGGAATTATACCTTTTGGCAATTGATGGAGATGAAAAAGCAATAGAAGCCTTTAATAAATTTGGAGAAGATCTGGCGGAAATTGTACTTCCGTGGTTAAAAAGTTTTAATGCCAATATGCTGTTTATTGGAGGAAAAATAGCAAACGCTGGAGACTTATTTCTGAATATTTTTAAAGAAAAAGTAAAAAACGCCGGAATTGAAATCGAACTGGTAATCTCAACTGACAATGAAACTACTGCTTTATTAGGAGCTGCCAGCTTACTTTATGAGGCTTAGGAATAAAATACATTCAAAATATAACAATCGATTTAAAATAAAAATGATATGACAAATCGTAGAAATTTTCTAAAAACAACTGCAATGGCTTCGGCTGCTGTAGCATTAAGTTCTTTCGCAGGAAAATCAGAAGAAAACAAAGAGCAAAATGAATTTCCTGATGGAAAAATAAGAAAACCAATCGTGCTTTCTACCTGGAATTTTGGTTTGAAGGCTAATGAAGCAGCTTGGGAAGTATTAAAAAATGGAGGTCGTGCCTTAGATGCTGTAGAAGCAGGAGTAAAAGTTCCGGAAGCCGATCCAAAAGAAAGAAGTGTTGGTTATGGCGGAAGACCTGATAGAGACGGACGAGTAACATTAGACGCTTGTATCATGGATGAAATGTCAAATATTGGTTCTGTGGGCTGTCTCGAATTTATTAAACACCCTATTTCTGTTGCGCGTGCCGTGATGGAAAAAACACCTCATGTTATGCTGGTTGGTGATGGAGCGCTTCAATTTGCATTATCTCAAGGTTTTCCAAAAGAAAATCTATTGGTTCCTGATTCAGAACGTGAATGGAAAGAATGGTTAAAAACTTCTGAATATAAACCAATTGCTAATATCGAAAATCATGATACCATCGGAATGATTGCTTTAGATGCTGCCGGAAATCTCTCGGGAGCCTGCACTACAAGCGGAATGGCATTTAAAATGCACGGACGTTTAGGCGATTCTCCTATCATTGGTGCCGGTTTGTATGTTGACAACGAAGTTGGAGCCGCAACCGCAACTGGTCACGGTGAAGAAGTTATTCGAATTTCAGGAAGTCACTTAGTTGTTGAATTGATGCGTCAGGGAAAATCTCCGCAAAGTGCCTGTGAAGAAGCCGTTTCGAGAGTGGTAAAACTGATGAAAAACAGAAATAAGAATTTAAAAGATATTCAAGTTGGATTTATTGCTTTAAATAAAAAAGGAGAATACGGTTCTTACTGTGTTCAAAGCGGTTTTAACTACGCTGTTTATGACGAAACCGGAAACCGATTAATTGATCCTGAGTTTTATATGAAATAGCTGATAACCAAAACCAAAAAAGGACTTAACAAAAAACCAAAATGAAAAATAAATTCAAGTTAATATTTACAGCATTCGTCTGCGTCACCACGTTTTCTGCTCATGCGCAAGGTGATTTCAGTATGGAAGCTAACAAATCAGAAGAAGCTGGCTATATTGCGCCAAAAGATCCATTGGTAAAAGTAAACCTTGAAAAATGGCAGGGTTACAAATTTGGAGTATTAATCCATATGGGGCTTTATACCCAACTGGGAACCGTAGAATCCTGGGGATTGGCCCCTGAAGATTGGGTAACCAGAGATGGTTACGACGATTATTATAAATATGCTACTGATTACAGAAATACGAAATACAAATTGAACCCAACGAATCTGAATTCTGAAAAATGGGCAAAAATGTTCAAAAATGCGGGTGCAAAATATATGATTTTCACCTCTAAACATCATGATGGATTTTGTATGTATGATTCAAAATTCACTGATTTTAAAATCACAAATCCAGCATTGCCTTATGCAAAAAATCCAAATGCCGATGTATTGAAAAACGTATTGGATGCTTCAAGAAAAGAAGGATTGGCAGTGGGAGTTTATTACTCAAAACCCGACTGGACTACAGAAAACTTCTGGTGGTCATATTATCCGCCAAAAGACAGAAATCCTACTTATGACATCAAAAAATTCCCGGAAAGATGGCAAAGTTATGTGCAATACACACAAAATCAGTTGAACGAGTTGACTACAAATTACGGAAAAGTTGATATTCTTTGGCTTGATGGATGTTGGGTTCGACCACTTTCTACTATTAACAAAAAAGTAGAAGACTTCTGCAAATATCCTTATGATATGGATATCAACATGAAATTAATCGCAGAAACGGCTCGCAAAAAACAACCCGGAATGTTGGTTGTAGATCGTTGGGTTCCCAGCGAATATGAAAATTATTTAACGCCTGAGCAAAAAACACCAGAAAAACCTTTGACGGTGCCTTGGGAAAGCTGCATTACCCTTGGTGGAGCTTGGGGATGGGTGCCAAATGATCATTATAAATCATCAAAAGAAGTAATACAATTAATGACTAATATCGTGGTAAAAGGAGGAAATCTTTTACTGGGTGTAGGTCCGGATGCCAAAGGAGAATTTGACCCAAAAATTGAAACAACTTTAGCTAACGTTGGAAAATGGTTAAATGTAAATGGTGAAGCTATTTATGATACCAAACCTGTTGCCCCATATTTAGATGGAAAAGTGGGTTATACTCAAAAAGGAAATGCAATTTACGGAATTTACATGCCTGCAAAAGAGGAGAAAGAATTACCTGCAGAAATTAGCATCAAAACTGACATAAAAGGCAATTTAAAAGTTTCTTTACTGAGCAATAAACAAAATTTGAAAACTAAAAAAGTAGACGGTGGAATTATCGTTACCATTCCGCAAGAACTAAGAACTTCTTTAGCAAATCAGGAAGCGGTGGTAATTAAAATAAGTAAATAATTTTTTCTAAGAACCTATGAAAAAACAATTATCAATGATTTTGGCATGTTTTGCTTTTTTGTCCATGACAGCGCAGAAAATTGGCCCACCAGCTCCTTATGGTGCATTGCCAACCGAACCGCAATTGCATTGGCAGGAATTGGAACAATATGTTTTAGTGCATTTTACGCCAACGACTTTTCAAAATAAAGAATGGGGATATGGTGATGCCGATCCTAAAATTTTCAATCCTGTAAAATTTGATGCGAATCAAATTGTAAATGCTGCCAAAGACGGCGGTTTTAAAGGAGTAATTTTTGTTGCCAAACACCATGACGGATTTTGTTTATGGCCTACCAAAACAACTTCTTACAACATTAGCGCAAGCCCTTTTCGTGATGGAAAAGGTGATATGGTAAAAGAAATGGAAGTTGCGGCACGTAAGGCCGGAATGAAATTCGGACTCTACTGCTCGCCTTGGGATCGAAATAATGAAGATTATGGAAAGCCTGAATATGTAGAAAAATACCGAAATCAGTTAAAAGAATTGTACTCTAACTATGGTAACTTATTCATTACCTGGTTTGATGGTGCAAATGGCGGCGACGGCTATTATGGTGGTAAAAAGGAGAAAAGAAACATAGACCGATCTACGTATTACGGCTGGGATAAAACCTGGGGAATATCTCGTGAATTGCAACCCGGAGCTGTTATTTTTGCTGATAATGGCGATGTACGCTGGGTAGGAAATGAAAGAGGTTTTGCAAATGAAACTTCTTGGGAAACTTTTACTCCGGAACCAATAGCAGGAAAAACAGTTGCCGTTCCGGGAGAAACCGACTCAGATAAAGCGCAGGGCGGAACACGAAACGGCAAATTTTGGAAACCAGCTGAATGTGATGTACCGCTTAGAAATGGCTGGTTTTATCATGCCAATGAAGACAATAATGTGAAATCAGTTTCGGAGTTATTCGAAATTTACTGTAAATCTGTAGGAAGAGGCGCTGCTATGGATATCGGGATTTCACCAAATACAGATGGTGTATTGCATCAAAATGATGTTAAGGCTTTGAAAAATTTTGGTGATTTTTTAAAGAAATTGTTTGCTGATAATCTTGCGCAATCGGCTGTGATTACTGCTTCGGAAATTCGAGGTGAAAATCAAATATTTTTCGGAACAAAAAATCTGACTGATAACGATCGTTATTCCTATTGGGCGACCAATGATGATGTAAAAAAAGCCTGGCTGCTTTTAGAATGGAAAAAAGAGCAAACGTTTAATATCATTCGCTTAAGAGAAAATATCAAATTGGGGCAACGTATCGAAAAAATCGAAATCGATGCTTTTATCAATGGAAATTGGAAAAAAGTAGGTGAAGCTACAAGTATTGGTGCCAATCGATTGGTACGTTTACCTAATTATATCACAACTTCAAAATTGAGAATTCTTATTAAAGAATCTCCGGTTTGTATTGCTTTAAGCGATGTTGGTGTTTTTAGAGAGCCAGAACAATTGGCACTTCCAAAAATTAAAAGAGACAAAGACGGCAACGTTTCTATCACTACTGAAACAACGGTAAATCAAATTCGCTATACAATTGACGGAACTGAACCTACTGTACAATCTCCAATTTATGAAGGGACATTTCCATTTTTGACCTCAGGTGATGTCAAAGCCAAATCTTTTGGAACAGATATGAAATCCGACGAAACTGCAATTCAATCTTTTAATGTTTGCAAAAAAGACTGGAAAATAGTTACTGTTTCTTTTGAAAATGAGGAAAAGGAACAAGCATTAAACGCTATTGATGAAAATGCTGAAACTTTTTGGAGTACAGCTGATAATACATCGTTAACGCCTTTACCGCAATCTATAGTTCTTGATATGGGGCAAGAAATGGAAATTACATCTTTATCGTATTTACCTCGTCAAAACGGAACTGGCGGAATTGTAAAAAATTACCAATGGGAAGTAAGTACAGATAATATGACCTGGACAACAGTTGCCGAAGGTGAATTTGCCAATATCAAAAGTAATCCTGTTGAGCAAAACATCATCTTAAAAGCATCGGCGAAAGCCAGATATATTAAATTCGTTGGAAAAACAAGTGTAGACGGAAGATATATTTCTGTTGCTGAATTGGGTGTAAAAACGAAATAATCCTGTTTTCTTTTACTAGAAATGATGCAAAAAAGGCCATTCGATTGAATGGCCTTTTTTGTATTTTAATCGTAATTATACTTTTTATTCTTGTTATTCCTGAATCACTTTTAGCGTTGTTCCGTTTACAAAATCATCATGCGAAATAAAGAAACTATTTAAGACTTTTCCATTTAACTGAATTTCTTTGATTTTTCCATCAGCATTCATTACTCGTTCAATTACAATATTTTCTTTTTTATAATATCGTAGATCTAATTGAATCGTTATTTTATCAAACATTGGCGTTGTAATAGTATAAATTGGATCTCCGGGAGATATTGGATAAATTCCCATCATGGAATACACCAGCCACGCCGACATGGTTCCTGTATCGTCATTTCCTGGTAATCCTTTTGGTACATTTTTGAAATATTCTCTCACTAATTTTTTTACCATTTCCTGACTCTTCCACTCCTCACCTTTTATGTAATTAAATAAATAAGGATAGGCAATATCAGGCTCGTTTGCCATATCAAATTGTTTGATGTCAAAAACTTTTTGCAATTGATCAGAGAAAGGTTTATCTCCACCCATTAATTTTATCAATCCCTTGATATCATGGGGTACCATAAAAGCATACTGCCATGCATTTCCTTCGACAAAGCCCACATTTGCTTGAAAATTAGCTCCTGCCACAGGATCAAAAGGTTCATACCAATTGTCCGTCGCAGTTCTTGGTCGGAGTAATTTTAAATCTTTATCATATAATTTTCGATACGATAAGGAACGTTTCGTAAAACGTTTATAATCTTCTTTTTCTCCTAAAGCTTTCGCTAAAAGTGAAATCGCATAATCTGAAGTATTATATTCCAGCGTTGTAGAA from uncultured Flavobacterium sp. includes the following:
- a CDS encoding prolyl oligopeptidase family serine peptidase encodes the protein MKKGFLIFLIALGANSIAQTKATGNVVEYFGKEKITTTAEGNILYNFTNGYTLQADKKTGTLFNGQDPVAWQYAIGKFVNPNKQKGDWLPIQVDSIGVFSQKEMKSAFLFTEYNSQKEQIALLETTGGTRTYINGLPHEGDHYDFGYTLIPFKLRKGVNEFVYTKGRFGHVKSKIIIPSKSIQFTKRDLTLPDIINGEKDEKWASIRVINATEKELKNLVITAKLSSGETATYAIDAIMPLFVRKVKFKVPASKANFTGELKMEITLTDKSGKVIDKTEITIQQRPATVYHERTFLSNIDNSVQYYSVAPALESGPKALILSVHGASVEARNQARAYKQKDWAHIVAATNRRPFGFNWEDWGRIDALEVLAEAKKVFNTIPAQTYLTGHSMGGHGTWFLGTTYPGKFAAIAPCASYPDISTYGSDKGDEMHDMFKAFEPIKRSANSGRVKSMIRNLKQSGVYILHGDADSTVPISQVREMRQILGTFHQNFCYYEYPGGEHWYGDHSVDWFPIFEFFKRQTIPTNKEVTEIDFHTATPAVSSTDYWVKLQQQIHPFDFSNINGKIDKEQITIKTKNVSIMELDLVSLNLKGEITININDQALKTSTDKKAILALKDGKWTLINEVNTTQKYAERQGGFKFAFNNNVVFVYATGGSASEREWYLNRARFDAETFYYRGNGSIDVISDKEFSLEKYKDRNVVLYGNSSNNSAWKLLLKNSPIQIDNQQVKIGEKVLKGDDLAAYFIVPRNDSKTAMVGVVTGTSEKGMKATWANNYISGITGFPDVMIFKADLLLNGLSNMKVSGFFDNDWSAKTLEFYN
- a CDS encoding ROK family protein, translating into MEKRFAIAMDVGGSHITTAVVDLSEMKVFENSFFKVSFDSNLPSKDVMDYWENAIRTLCGKSQVEKFSGIALAVPGPFDYEDGTCWIKDQDKYDNFYGLNIKDLLRERFDFDHDFPIVFENDAKSFGKGEVYKNIENLPKNVMAITLGTGLGACFIENGKIVSTGDNVPENGEIWNLPYKKGMAEDSVSLRGLLSNYQNLSGIQLNNGLELYLLAIDGDEKAIEAFNKFGEDLAEIVLPWLKSFNANMLFIGGKIANAGDLFLNIFKEKVKNAGIEIELVISTDNETTALLGAASLLYEA
- a CDS encoding isoaspartyl peptidase/L-asparaginase, which translates into the protein MTNRRNFLKTTAMASAAVALSSFAGKSEENKEQNEFPDGKIRKPIVLSTWNFGLKANEAAWEVLKNGGRALDAVEAGVKVPEADPKERSVGYGGRPDRDGRVTLDACIMDEMSNIGSVGCLEFIKHPISVARAVMEKTPHVMLVGDGALQFALSQGFPKENLLVPDSEREWKEWLKTSEYKPIANIENHDTIGMIALDAAGNLSGACTTSGMAFKMHGRLGDSPIIGAGLYVDNEVGAATATGHGEEVIRISGSHLVVELMRQGKSPQSACEEAVSRVVKLMKNRNKNLKDIQVGFIALNKKGEYGSYCVQSGFNYAVYDETGNRLIDPEFYMK
- a CDS encoding alpha-L-fucosidase → MKNKFKLIFTAFVCVTTFSAHAQGDFSMEANKSEEAGYIAPKDPLVKVNLEKWQGYKFGVLIHMGLYTQLGTVESWGLAPEDWVTRDGYDDYYKYATDYRNTKYKLNPTNLNSEKWAKMFKNAGAKYMIFTSKHHDGFCMYDSKFTDFKITNPALPYAKNPNADVLKNVLDASRKEGLAVGVYYSKPDWTTENFWWSYYPPKDRNPTYDIKKFPERWQSYVQYTQNQLNELTTNYGKVDILWLDGCWVRPLSTINKKVEDFCKYPYDMDINMKLIAETARKKQPGMLVVDRWVPSEYENYLTPEQKTPEKPLTVPWESCITLGGAWGWVPNDHYKSSKEVIQLMTNIVVKGGNLLLGVGPDAKGEFDPKIETTLANVGKWLNVNGEAIYDTKPVAPYLDGKVGYTQKGNAIYGIYMPAKEEKELPAEISIKTDIKGNLKVSLLSNKQNLKTKKVDGGIIVTIPQELRTSLANQEAVVIKISK
- a CDS encoding alpha-L-fucosidase; protein product: MKKQLSMILACFAFLSMTAQKIGPPAPYGALPTEPQLHWQELEQYVLVHFTPTTFQNKEWGYGDADPKIFNPVKFDANQIVNAAKDGGFKGVIFVAKHHDGFCLWPTKTTSYNISASPFRDGKGDMVKEMEVAARKAGMKFGLYCSPWDRNNEDYGKPEYVEKYRNQLKELYSNYGNLFITWFDGANGGDGYYGGKKEKRNIDRSTYYGWDKTWGISRELQPGAVIFADNGDVRWVGNERGFANETSWETFTPEPIAGKTVAVPGETDSDKAQGGTRNGKFWKPAECDVPLRNGWFYHANEDNNVKSVSELFEIYCKSVGRGAAMDIGISPNTDGVLHQNDVKALKNFGDFLKKLFADNLAQSAVITASEIRGENQIFFGTKNLTDNDRYSYWATNDDVKKAWLLLEWKKEQTFNIIRLRENIKLGQRIEKIEIDAFINGNWKKVGEATSIGANRLVRLPNYITTSKLRILIKESPVCIALSDVGVFREPEQLALPKIKRDKDGNVSITTETTVNQIRYTIDGTEPTVQSPIYEGTFPFLTSGDVKAKSFGTDMKSDETAIQSFNVCKKDWKIVTVSFENEEKEQALNAIDENAETFWSTADNTSLTPLPQSIVLDMGQEMEITSLSYLPRQNGTGGIVKNYQWEVSTDNMTWTTVAEGEFANIKSNPVEQNIILKASAKARYIKFVGKTSVDGRYISVAELGVKTK